One window of the bacterium genome contains the following:
- a CDS encoding iron-sulfur cluster assembly accessory protein, which yields MITFTPAAIAQWQLEHPDSGCPTGPMVRLSVVAGGCAGLKYVLEPVSGPAEGDQVFAHEGLAVVCAPDDLARLTGLRVDYVDAMVGGGYRFENPNAGRSCGCGASFGE from the coding sequence ATGATCACCTTCACCCCCGCCGCCATCGCCCAATGGCAGCTCGAACACCCGGATTCCGGATGTCCGACCGGCCCGATGGTACGCCTCTCGGTGGTTGCAGGTGGTTGTGCCGGCCTGAAATACGTGCTCGAACCTGTATCAGGTCCGGCCGAGGGGGACCAGGTGTTCGCCCACGAGGGCCTGGCCGTGGTGTGCGCGCCGGACGACCTGGCGCGATTGACTGGTTTGCGGGTTGATTACGTGGACGCGATGGTCGGTGGTGGCTACCGCTTCGAGAACCCGAATGCCGGCCGTTCCTGCGGGTGCGGCGCCAGCTTCGGCGAATAG